One window of Dechloromonas sp. ZY10 genomic DNA carries:
- a CDS encoding biotin--[acetyl-CoA-carboxylase] ligase yields the protein MPLLDPVVLRPLLGAYAGRFDVDALAVCDSTSSELLRRADAGAPSGTVVVADAQTAGRGRRGRSWLSAPADSLTFSLLWRFPCSPLQLSGLSLAVGVALARALSGLGARGVGLKWPNDVLLRRAGEFAKLAGILIEMASDRRGTQVVIGIGLNLRAPDAVPGQPAAGLVDALASGELPERHALFAALLVELAQVLDAFTVDGFAGQKNEWQRWHAWQDEPVRVVEDGRELLAGTCIGADFDGALLVRGENGVERVLAGDVSLRHG from the coding sequence ATGCCTTTACTTGATCCTGTGGTTTTGCGTCCTTTGCTGGGCGCGTATGCCGGTCGTTTCGATGTCGATGCGCTGGCCGTATGTGATTCAACCAGCAGCGAATTGCTGCGCCGTGCCGATGCTGGAGCGCCGTCGGGGACCGTGGTGGTGGCCGATGCCCAGACCGCCGGGCGAGGTCGGCGCGGGCGCAGCTGGTTATCGGCGCCGGCCGATAGTCTGACCTTTTCGTTATTGTGGCGTTTCCCCTGCAGCCCGCTGCAGTTGTCGGGCCTATCGTTGGCCGTTGGGGTGGCTCTGGCGCGTGCCCTGAGTGGTCTGGGGGCACGTGGAGTCGGGTTGAAATGGCCGAACGATGTATTGCTCAGACGTGCCGGCGAATTTGCCAAGCTGGCCGGTATTCTCATCGAAATGGCCTCAGACCGCCGGGGAACCCAGGTGGTGATAGGCATCGGCCTTAACCTGCGGGCGCCGGATGCGGTTCCCGGGCAGCCGGCGGCCGGGTTGGTCGATGCGCTGGCGAGCGGCGAATTGCCGGAACGGCACGCCTTGTTTGCCGCCCTGCTGGTCGAATTGGCACAGGTGCTCGACGCATTTACGGTCGACGGCTTTGCCGGGCAAAAAAACGAATGGCAGCGCTGGCATGCCTGGCAGGACGAGCCGGTGCGGGTGGTCGAGGATGGTCGCGAATTGCTCGCCGGCACCTGCATCGGTGCCGATTTCGATGGCGCCTTGCTGGTCCGTGGGGAAAACGGGGTCGAACGGGTGCTGGCGGGCGATGTCAGCTTGCGCCACGGATGA
- a CDS encoding SapC family protein, whose amino-acid sequence MNTQTFYRHLTFLDPVRHAALRLAPVNDFSFAAQSQTLPLLAVEMNEAQREFPLVFARDQEGQITPLALLGLRQNENLFIAADGRWQAEHLPAFIRRYPFATVQVNGEDLAVCVDEAAGCLSSAVGEPLFPADGSRELLTRIQQVLQEYQHEIARTRAFCTRLQELDLLREASAQIELPDGEAFSLTGMLIVEEELLRALSPEQVHALVQTGELALIQAHMLSLGNFPRLLRRRNQHPGA is encoded by the coding sequence ATGAATACTCAGACCTTCTATCGTCACCTGACCTTTCTGGATCCCGTGCGCCATGCCGCGTTACGCCTGGCTCCGGTCAATGATTTTTCCTTCGCGGCACAAAGCCAGACCCTGCCACTGCTCGCTGTCGAAATGAACGAGGCTCAGCGGGAGTTTCCGCTGGTATTCGCCCGTGATCAGGAGGGGCAGATTACCCCGTTGGCGCTGCTGGGCCTGCGTCAGAACGAAAACCTTTTCATTGCTGCCGATGGCCGCTGGCAGGCCGAGCATTTGCCGGCATTCATCCGGCGTTATCCGTTCGCCACCGTGCAGGTCAATGGCGAAGATCTGGCCGTTTGTGTCGACGAAGCAGCCGGTTGTCTCTCGTCCGCAGTTGGCGAACCTCTCTTTCCGGCGGATGGCAGTCGCGAGTTGCTGACCCGGATACAGCAGGTGTTACAGGAGTACCAGCATGAGATTGCGCGTACCCGTGCCTTCTGCACTCGCCTCCAGGAGCTCGATTTGCTGCGCGAGGCGTCGGCACAGATCGAACTTCCCGACGGGGAGGCCTTCTCGCTGACCGGGATGCTGATCGTCGAGGAGGAACTGTTGCGTGCGCTGAGTCCCGAGCAGGTACATGCGCTGGTGCAGACTGGCGAATTGGCGTTGATCCAGGCCCATATGCTCTCGCTGGGCAATTTCCCCCGCCTGCTGCGCCGCCGCAATCAGCACCCCGGTGCCTGA
- a CDS encoding SPFH domain-containing protein: protein MALMDFIKKQFIDILQWTEDGDGTLAWRFPMQEMEIQNGASLTVRDSQLALFVNEGQVADVFGPGMYKLNTQTLPVLTYLQNWDKLFESPFKSDVYFFSTRGQLDQKWGTPNPITIRDKDFGIVRLRAFGIYSYHLSDAKAFYQKISGSRERYGRDELEGQLRNTLVGGISDLFGESGIPFIDMAANQDEFGRAMFAKAAPLFAEYGLTLDSLVVQNVSLPEELQKVLDQKIGMNMIGDLQRFTQYQVANAIPEAAKNEGGMAGLGVGMGAGVGFGQVMAQALGQAVAAPTAAPGGAATVSADEVVATLEKLHGLVQKGILSQAEFDAKKAELLQKLG, encoded by the coding sequence ATGGCACTGATGGACTTCATCAAAAAGCAGTTTATCGACATCCTGCAGTGGACTGAGGACGGCGACGGCACGCTGGCCTGGCGCTTCCCGATGCAGGAAATGGAAATCCAGAACGGCGCCAGCCTGACTGTTCGTGATTCGCAACTGGCGCTCTTTGTCAATGAAGGCCAGGTTGCCGACGTCTTCGGCCCCGGCATGTACAAGCTGAATACGCAGACGCTGCCGGTTCTGACCTACCTGCAGAACTGGGACAAGCTGTTCGAGTCGCCCTTCAAGTCGGACGTCTATTTCTTCTCGACGCGCGGCCAGCTCGATCAGAAGTGGGGGACGCCCAACCCGATCACGATCCGTGACAAGGACTTCGGGATTGTCCGTCTGCGTGCCTTCGGCATCTATTCCTACCACCTCAGCGACGCCAAGGCCTTCTACCAGAAGATCTCCGGCAGCCGCGAGCGCTACGGGCGCGACGAGCTCGAAGGGCAGTTGCGCAACACCCTGGTCGGCGGCATCAGCGACCTCTTCGGCGAGTCGGGGATCCCCTTCATCGACATGGCGGCGAACCAGGACGAGTTCGGCCGCGCGATGTTCGCCAAGGCGGCGCCGCTGTTCGCCGAGTACGGCCTGACGCTGGATAGCCTGGTGGTGCAGAACGTTTCCTTGCCCGAGGAGTTGCAGAAGGTTCTCGATCAGAAGATCGGCATGAACATGATCGGCGACCTGCAGCGCTTTACCCAGTACCAGGTGGCCAATGCCATCCCCGAGGCGGCGAAGAACGAGGGCGGCATGGCCGGCCTGGGGGTTGGCATGGGCGCTGGCGTCGGTTTCGGCCAGGTGATGGCGCAGGCGCTGGGCCAGGCCGTCGCTGCGCCGACGGCGGCCCCGGGCGGTGCCGCCACGGTCTCGGCCGACGAGGTGGTGGCGACGCTGGAGAAACTGCACGGACTGGTGCAGAAAGGCATTCTCAGCCAGGCCGAGTTCGACGCCAAGAAGGCGGAATTGCTGCAAAAACTCGGTTGA
- a CDS encoding C40 family peptidase: MSLAALCGLAACGSLRPPVAPATVPAAAATAPLRSELGNEIALYALGLIDTGYRFGGKNPDAGLDCSGMVSYIFERAAGIRVRGSAADIARQGRAVGSEALRPGDLVFFNTRNAPYSHVGIYIGDERFIHAPNRNGKVRIDRIADRYYAQRFEAARTFLD, translated from the coding sequence TTGTCGCTTGCTGCATTGTGCGGGCTGGCCGCTTGCGGCAGTTTGCGCCCCCCGGTGGCTCCGGCCACGGTCCCTGCTGCGGCGGCGACCGCACCGCTGCGCAGCGAGTTGGGCAATGAAATTGCGCTGTACGCCTTGGGCCTGATCGACACCGGCTACCGTTTTGGCGGCAAGAATCCCGATGCCGGCCTCGATTGCAGTGGCATGGTCAGCTACATCTTCGAGCGAGCCGCCGGCATTCGCGTGCGCGGCAGCGCCGCCGACATCGCCCGGCAGGGGCGGGCCGTCGGCAGCGAAGCGCTGCGCCCGGGCGACCTGGTTTTTTTCAATACCCGCAATGCCCCGTATTCGCATGTCGGTATTTACATTGGCGACGAACGCTTCATCCATGCCCCGAACCGTAACGGTAAGGTACGCATCGATCGGATCGCCGATCGCTACTATGCGCAGCGCTTCGAGGCGGCGCGGACTTTCCTCGATTGA
- a CDS encoding DUF350 domain-containing protein, with translation MFDPVLSALPAFASFFLTALALLAAFLGLYIAVTPYNEMALIRAGNEAAAVSLGGATLGFALPIAVSVAVSHNIYAMLGWGVVAGGVQLLAYTLARLVLPTLNQAIPQGRLAAAIFMASLSLGVGILNAGCII, from the coding sequence ATGTTCGATCCCGTTCTTTCTGCCTTGCCGGCCTTCGCCAGTTTTTTCCTGACCGCGCTGGCCTTGCTGGCGGCCTTTCTCGGGCTCTACATCGCGGTTACTCCGTATAATGAAATGGCATTGATTCGTGCCGGCAACGAAGCGGCAGCGGTTAGCCTCGGCGGTGCGACCCTCGGATTCGCCCTGCCGATTGCGGTGTCGGTTGCGGTCAGCCACAACATCTATGCGATGCTCGGCTGGGGCGTGGTCGCCGGCGGCGTGCAGCTGCTCGCCTACACGCTTGCCCGTCTGGTGCTGCCGACGCTGAACCAGGCGATTCCGCAAGGGCGACTGGCTGCTGCGATCTTCATGGCCTCGTTGTCACTGGGGGTCGGTATCCTTAACGCCGGTTGCATCATCTGA
- a CDS encoding type III pantothenate kinase, with the protein MILCIDCGNSRIKWGLWSATGWRAQGALAHGEVGQLATLTVDAPEVQKILLANVAGPALAAQIAALVAAAWPGRPLLTAASQPAAVGVRNGYRSPERLGVDRWCALLGAWARVRGACLVVMAGTATTVDSLTADGFFPGGLILPGLELMRKSLARDTAGLPLAQGQHVAQPNCTDDAIISGCLEAQAGAIERAWRRLANPVAPCLLSGGAAGLIGPALEIPWQGVDNLVLDGLATLASEPMPPLLG; encoded by the coding sequence ATGATACTCTGCATCGATTGCGGCAATAGCCGGATCAAGTGGGGCCTCTGGTCAGCTACCGGCTGGCGGGCGCAAGGCGCGCTGGCGCATGGCGAGGTCGGACAGCTGGCAACGCTCACGGTCGACGCGCCGGAAGTGCAAAAAATCCTGCTTGCCAATGTCGCCGGGCCGGCGCTGGCGGCCCAGATCGCGGCATTGGTCGCCGCTGCCTGGCCGGGGCGTCCGCTCCTGACGGCAGCGAGCCAGCCGGCTGCGGTCGGGGTCCGTAACGGCTACCGCTCGCCGGAGCGTCTGGGCGTGGACCGCTGGTGCGCGCTGCTCGGAGCCTGGGCCAGGGTGCGCGGGGCCTGCCTGGTGGTGATGGCGGGGACTGCGACAACGGTCGACAGCCTGACTGCCGATGGTTTTTTTCCGGGGGGGCTGATCCTGCCCGGTCTCGAACTGATGCGCAAAAGCCTGGCCCGCGATACCGCCGGGCTGCCGCTGGCGCAGGGGCAGCATGTGGCGCAGCCCAACTGCACCGACGACGCGATCATCAGCGGCTGCCTTGAGGCACAGGCGGGCGCCATCGAGCGCGCCTGGCGCCGGCTGGCCAACCCTGTGGCCCCCTGCCTGTTGTCTGGTGGCGCTGCCGGGCTGATCGGGCCGGCGCTGGAAATTCCCTGGCAAGGGGTCGATAATCTGGTGCTCGACGGGCTGGCGACGCTTGCCAGCGAACCCATGCCGCCGCTTCTGGGGTGA
- a CDS encoding HDOD domain-containing protein, protein MLATSTRPAGNDPHTDPLEKNFRTQLRDIGIPPRPTILEQIDREMRKEEPDFRHLEQLISADVGLAAGLIKTANSPAFAFGRKVRSVHDALLVLGLKAVVRTLAGLSLQNIFPNTPNLERFWDASATTARISAWLALQLRKRSQARPDDAYTFALFRDCGIPMLMIPFPEYLDILKAANSERERSFTEIEDELLALNHALVGAELAENWLLPEDIHAAIRHHHQPEAFAEGNPLALPEVSRDMIAVTQLAEHLLQQISGLNQTCEWEKLGACCCTRLQLTADEIGELATDCAAMLRDDA, encoded by the coding sequence ATGCTTGCGACCAGTACCCGCCCAGCCGGCAACGACCCGCATACCGACCCGCTGGAGAAGAACTTCCGCACCCAGTTGCGCGACATCGGCATTCCACCCCGCCCAACCATCCTTGAACAGATCGACCGGGAAATGCGCAAGGAGGAGCCCGACTTCCGCCACCTGGAACAGTTGATCAGCGCCGATGTCGGGCTGGCTGCGGGCCTGATCAAGACAGCCAACTCCCCTGCTTTCGCCTTTGGCCGCAAAGTCCGCTCAGTCCATGATGCCCTGCTGGTGCTGGGTCTGAAGGCAGTGGTCCGGACCCTCGCCGGACTGTCGCTTCAGAACATATTTCCCAACACGCCCAATCTTGAACGCTTCTGGGACGCCTCGGCAACCACCGCGCGAATTTCAGCCTGGCTGGCCCTGCAGTTGCGCAAGCGCAGCCAGGCCAGGCCCGACGATGCTTATACCTTCGCGCTGTTCCGTGACTGCGGAATCCCGATGCTGATGATTCCCTTCCCCGAATATCTGGATATCCTGAAAGCCGCCAACAGCGAACGCGAACGCAGCTTTACCGAGATTGAGGACGAACTTCTGGCGCTCAACCACGCACTGGTCGGGGCCGAACTTGCCGAAAACTGGCTGCTGCCGGAAGACATCCATGCCGCCATCCGCCATCATCATCAGCCAGAGGCATTTGCTGAGGGCAATCCGCTGGCACTACCGGAGGTCAGCCGCGACATGATCGCCGTCACCCAACTGGCAGAACACCTGCTGCAGCAGATCAGCGGCCTGAATCAAACCTGCGAATGGGAAAAACTGGGCGCCTGCTGCTGTACCCGGCTGCAGTTGACCGCAGATGAAATCGGCGAACTGGCGACCGATTGTGCAGCGATGCTGCGCGACGATGCCTGA
- a CDS encoding DUF4178 domain-containing protein has translation MALTASCPSCGAPVVFQSAGSVFAVCEYCQSTLVRRDQALEDIGKMAALAEDRSPLQLGSEGVYKGVHFALIGRIQIKYSQGLWNEWHLLFDDMRTGWLSEAAGEYVLTFLKHPGEALPAFAELQAGRKLMLGGQAWTVSNKEEAECVAGQGELPFKVGAGYPLAAADLRHGKQFATLDYSETPPLWFVGEAVEFSALQLRNLRAGMPLPGATAATVAAEVFRCGVCGSPLQASSPSIVAIACRSCGTVVDAADANHAILSRASAKDTKQYQPRLPLGSKGQLDGETVEVIGFMVRRTRSEGIAYDWREYLLAAPNGRYRWLTEYNNHWNVVDVLSDPPAGGIIEVDAVRYRGESFKHFSTALSAEVIQVAGEFTWRVTHGESCRAVDYVAPPQMLSCESNDKEITWSLGRYASTDEIAAAFALKKLPAPLGVYANQPNPWAETHRQACRRFWRVLLLLVGLQVAALSLFGSKTLLRQDFNFAPQLLGGPESTLRSREFVVSRPGSRLAVRNATSLDNNWLALDLMLVNKSTGEAWPAAREIAYYYGYDDGESWSEGNREDEVVFVDLPAGTYYLTVDADLAPEKPVPVSNRVEVVTAGAGWSNFILALLLIALFPVFSRFRHAAFEGARWADSDHPPINSDDSGDDD, from the coding sequence GTGGCCCTGACCGCTTCCTGTCCCTCCTGCGGCGCCCCGGTCGTCTTCCAGTCGGCCGGGTCGGTTTTTGCCGTCTGCGAATACTGCCAGAGCACGCTGGTCCGCCGCGATCAGGCGCTTGAAGACATCGGCAAGATGGCGGCGCTGGCCGAGGATCGCTCGCCCCTGCAACTAGGCAGCGAAGGGGTTTATAAAGGCGTGCATTTCGCGCTGATCGGGCGCATCCAGATCAAGTACAGCCAGGGCTTGTGGAACGAATGGCATCTGCTCTTCGACGACATGCGCACTGGCTGGCTGTCAGAGGCGGCCGGTGAGTATGTGCTCACCTTCCTAAAGCACCCTGGCGAAGCGCTGCCGGCCTTTGCCGAACTGCAGGCCGGGCGCAAACTGATGCTGGGCGGCCAGGCCTGGACGGTGAGCAACAAGGAAGAAGCCGAGTGTGTTGCCGGCCAGGGCGAGTTGCCGTTCAAGGTCGGTGCCGGCTACCCGCTGGCGGCGGCCGACCTGCGCCATGGCAAGCAGTTTGCGACCCTCGATTATTCGGAAACGCCGCCCTTGTGGTTCGTCGGCGAGGCGGTCGAGTTTTCCGCCTTGCAGTTGCGCAATTTGCGCGCAGGGATGCCGCTGCCGGGTGCCACGGCGGCCACGGTGGCGGCCGAGGTATTTCGCTGCGGCGTTTGCGGCAGTCCTTTGCAGGCGAGTTCGCCCAGCATCGTCGCAATTGCCTGCCGCAGCTGCGGAACGGTGGTCGATGCCGCCGACGCCAACCATGCGATCCTGTCGCGTGCTTCGGCCAAGGACACCAAGCAGTACCAACCCCGCTTGCCCTTGGGCAGTAAAGGCCAGCTCGACGGCGAGACGGTCGAAGTGATCGGCTTCATGGTCCGCCGCACGCGCAGCGAGGGCATCGCCTACGACTGGCGCGAATACCTGCTGGCGGCGCCGAACGGGCGCTATCGCTGGCTGACCGAGTACAACAATCACTGGAACGTGGTCGATGTGCTGTCCGACCCGCCAGCCGGCGGCATTATCGAAGTCGACGCGGTGCGCTATCGCGGTGAGTCGTTCAAGCATTTTTCGACAGCGCTTAGCGCTGAAGTCATCCAGGTCGCCGGCGAGTTCACCTGGCGGGTGACCCACGGCGAAAGCTGTCGCGCTGTCGATTACGTCGCCCCGCCGCAGATGCTGTCGTGTGAGTCCAACGACAAGGAAATCACCTGGTCGCTCGGGCGCTATGCCAGTACCGACGAAATCGCCGCAGCTTTCGCCCTGAAAAAACTGCCTGCCCCGCTCGGGGTCTATGCCAACCAGCCGAACCCGTGGGCGGAAACGCATCGCCAGGCCTGCCGCCGCTTCTGGCGCGTGCTGTTGTTGCTGGTCGGTTTGCAGGTCGCCGCGCTCTCGCTATTCGGTAGCAAAACCCTGCTGCGCCAGGACTTCAACTTTGCGCCACAACTGCTGGGCGGCCCCGAGAGTACCCTGCGCAGCCGCGAATTCGTTGTTTCCCGCCCCGGTAGCCGGCTGGCGGTACGCAACGCCACCTCGCTCGACAACAACTGGCTGGCGCTCGACCTGATGCTGGTCAACAAGAGCACCGGCGAAGCCTGGCCGGCAGCGCGTGAAATCGCCTATTACTATGGCTATGACGACGGTGAGAGTTGGTCGGAAGGAAATCGCGAGGACGAGGTGGTGTTTGTCGATTTGCCGGCGGGTACCTATTACCTGACCGTCGATGCCGACCTGGCACCGGAAAAGCCTGTGCCGGTGAGCAACCGCGTGGAAGTGGTGACGGCAGGAGCAGGGTGGTCGAACTTCATCCTGGCCCTGCTGCTGATAGCCCTTTTTCCCGTATTCAGCCGTTTTCGCCACGCGGCCTTTGAGGGCGCGCGCTGGGCGGATAGCGACCACCCGCCGATCAATTCCGACGATTCCGGAGACGACGACTGA